The Nitrospirota bacterium genome has a window encoding:
- a CDS encoding lactate dehydrogenase has translation MNAVEIEEAISALAEQTFDPQEFPFAFLQAFGNKETTLKRLRKGESNKSDLGGVLQSNNIHIAVAPPGEITKTLAALKESTATARAKAKFVLATDGETFEAEDLSSGETVACAYRDFPDHFGFFLPLAGITTVQQVRESSFDIRATSRMNRLYVELLKDNPEWGTEKRRPDMNHFMARLIFCFFAEDTDIFAGGRLFTSTIEHMSARDSSNTHEVIQTIFLALNLKQEDRKGSSVPRWADDFPYVNGGLFSGSLNVPRFSKIARSYLLHIGNLDWTRINPDIFGSMIQAVAEDKERGALGMHYTSVPNILKVLNPLFLNDLRARLEEAGDNPRTLLNLRKRMSRIRVFDPACGSGNFLVIAYKEMRAIEAEINKRRGEGDSRSEIPLTNFRGIELRDFPAEIARLALIIAEYQCDVLYRGKKLALAEFLPLEKENWITCGNALRLNWLSICPPTGTGVKLLGDDLFSTPLDQAQIDFENEGGETYICGNPPFTGTRKQTVAQKNDLKDVFSGLTKQWKNVDYVGAWFLKAAQYNSHSDAPFAFVATNSMCQGQQVPITWALLLSMGFGIRFAVTPFKWSNLANNKAGVTVVIVGVDGRKSGTRIIYYDDAKAVVEHINPYLTAHRVDIIKALRSPAFSQVALEYGVYYSKSAGLLVSAIEARDLRSASVPDKYLREFIGSHEFINGEVRYCLWISDDNLTDAISYPQISSRIKAVERDRLATEDKAVQKLAARPHQFREFKGDEARKIFVPIVSSESREYFPAGLVGDSVVPTNKAFYVPTDELWPLAIILSKLHLVWIGTICGRLEMRYSYRRFNSPVHNIQPRLTRA, from the coding sequence ATGAACGCTGTTGAGATTGAAGAAGCAATTTCGGCCCTGGCCGAGCAGACATTCGACCCCCAGGAGTTCCCGTTCGCCTTCCTGCAAGCCTTCGGCAACAAGGAAACGACCCTCAAGCGCCTCCGTAAGGGCGAGTCCAATAAATCTGACCTTGGCGGAGTCCTTCAGAGCAACAATATCCATATTGCTGTCGCTCCGCCGGGCGAGATCACAAAGACCTTAGCCGCGTTGAAGGAAAGTACGGCGACCGCGCGCGCCAAGGCTAAATTCGTGTTGGCAACGGATGGGGAGACCTTCGAGGCCGAAGACCTGTCGAGCGGCGAGACAGTCGCCTGCGCCTACCGCGACTTCCCTGATCATTTTGGCTTCTTTCTCCCGCTGGCCGGTATCACAACCGTCCAGCAGGTGCGTGAAAGCTCGTTCGACATCCGCGCGACCAGCCGCATGAACCGGCTCTATGTCGAGCTGCTAAAGGATAACCCGGAATGGGGCACGGAAAAGCGTCGGCCGGATATGAACCACTTCATGGCGCGGCTGATCTTCTGTTTCTTCGCCGAGGACACGGACATCTTCGCCGGCGGCCGCCTGTTTACATCGACCATCGAACACATGAGCGCTCGGGACTCGTCTAACACGCATGAGGTGATCCAGACGATCTTCCTGGCTCTGAACCTCAAACAGGAGGACCGCAAGGGTTCTTCCGTCCCACGGTGGGCCGATGACTTTCCTTACGTGAATGGCGGCTTGTTCTCGGGCAGTTTGAACGTGCCGCGATTCAGCAAGATTGCGCGTTCCTACCTCCTGCACATCGGCAATCTCGACTGGACAAGGATCAACCCGGACATCTTCGGCTCGATGATTCAGGCCGTCGCCGAGGACAAGGAACGCGGCGCGCTCGGAATGCATTACACCAGTGTCCCGAACATCCTGAAGGTGCTCAATCCGCTTTTCTTGAACGACCTCCGGGCGCGGCTCGAAGAAGCCGGGGACAATCCGCGCACGTTGCTCAACCTTCGCAAGCGCATGTCGCGGATCAGGGTCTTCGACCCGGCTTGCGGCAGCGGCAACTTCCTCGTCATCGCCTACAAGGAAATGCGGGCGATTGAGGCCGAGATTAACAAGCGTCGCGGCGAGGGCGACAGCCGCTCCGAAATCCCGCTTACAAACTTCCGTGGAATCGAGTTGCGTGACTTTCCCGCCGAAATCGCGCGTCTCGCCCTCATCATTGCCGAGTATCAATGCGACGTACTCTATCGTGGTAAAAAGCTCGCTCTCGCTGAGTTTCTGCCGCTGGAAAAAGAAAACTGGATTACGTGCGGCAACGCTTTGCGATTGAATTGGCTGAGCATCTGCCCGCCCACAGGCACGGGAGTGAAGCTACTCGGTGACGACTTATTCAGCACACCACTCGATCAAGCACAGATCGATTTCGAGAACGAAGGCGGAGAGACGTACATATGCGGCAACCCTCCTTTCACGGGAACACGAAAGCAAACTGTCGCACAAAAGAATGATCTAAAGGATGTGTTTTCCGGCCTGACTAAGCAGTGGAAAAACGTAGATTACGTTGGAGCATGGTTCCTTAAGGCTGCTCAATACAACTCTCATAGCGATGCACCGTTTGCATTCGTGGCAACGAATAGCATGTGCCAGGGACAGCAGGTTCCCATCACGTGGGCCCTGCTCCTGTCGATGGGATTTGGGATCAGATTCGCGGTCACTCCATTTAAGTGGAGCAATCTTGCCAACAACAAAGCTGGTGTCACGGTAGTTATCGTGGGCGTTGATGGTCGCAAGAGTGGAACACGCATTATTTATTACGATGACGCAAAGGCAGTCGTGGAACACATTAATCCATACCTCACCGCACATCGGGTGGACATCATCAAGGCACTTAGGAGTCCTGCATTCTCTCAGGTTGCCCTAGAGTATGGTGTCTATTACTCGAAATCGGCTGGCTTGCTGGTCTCAGCCATCGAGGCAAGAGATCTCCGATCAGCCAGCGTTCCGGACAAGTATCTACGAGAGTTCATTGGCTCTCATGAATTCATCAACGGAGAAGTTCGTTATTGCCTTTGGATATCTGATGATAATTTGACGGACGCAATTTCGTATCCACAGATTTCCTCAAGAATTAAAGCCGTCGAGCGTGATCGCCTCGCAACGGAAGATAAGGCTGTTCAGAAACTTGCGGCGAGGCCTCATCAATTTCGTGAGTTCAAGGGCGACGAGGCTCGGAAAATCTTTGTGCCAATAGTTAGCTCCGAGAGCCGCGAGTATTTTCCCGCTGGGCTTGTGGGTGACAGTGTAGTTCCAACCAACAAAGCGTTCTATGTTCCTACTGATGAGCTTTGGCCGCTAGCTATCATTCTGTCCAAACTCCACTTAGTTTGGATAGGAACTATTTGTGGTCGGTTGGAGATGCGGTATTCGTATCGCAGATTCAACTCCCCAGTGCATAACATTCAGCCGCGTCTGACCAGAGCCTGA